A genomic region of Pelodiscus sinensis isolate JC-2024 chromosome 1, ASM4963464v1, whole genome shotgun sequence contains the following coding sequences:
- the HCFC2 gene encoding host cell factor 2 isoform X1 translates to MAAAAAAGLSWRRVPSSTGPVPRSRHGHRAVAIRELLIIFGGGNEGIADELHVYNTATNQWFLPAVRGDIPPGCAAHGFVCDGTRILVFGGMVEYGRYSNDLYELQASRWLWKKVKPQAPPIGLPPCPRLGHSFSLYGNKCYLFGGLANESEDSNNNIPRYLNDFYELELQHGSGVVGWSIPMTKGILPSPRESHTAIVYCRKDVGNPKMYVFGGMCGCRLNDLWELDIETMTWSRAETKGTVPLPRSLHTANVIGNKMYVFGGWVPQTVEDEISTPDGEWKCTSSFSYLNLDTMEWIALISDCQEDKKNLLPGPRAGHCAVVVGTRLYIWSGRDGYRKAWNNQVCCKDLWYLDTEKPPAPSQVQLIKATTNSFQVKWDDVPTVEGYLLQLNADSPVPIVTSGIPVTIVPETALPSSQGIKLDLHSQTNHVVPNNVQVSSNPLLKLEAEENITEPENMVTKEATKKNYLDSREVKESNAPSLLPGCTVGPQTSANVAELHDLDIRTVNPDASVSSIVSCSQTMVTQQAVKTESSSTNGAVVKDETSLTTVSSKSEVAETTFIMSSTKVSAPQTNNSTVHLSKTTSPNQMATVKRDRQWYDVGIFKSNSALVNQYYLLLEEKASISNKMENADVLDYSLLKKQDLFPGTVYRFRVAAVNGCGAGPFSKVSEFKTCIPGFPGAPSTVRITKSVDCIHLSWEPPVSPSGNILEYSAYLAIRTTQLHENPNQLVFMKIYCGLKTSCMVTAAQLSNAHVDYTSRPAIVFRISAKNERGYGPATQVRWLQEMKTSSSK, encoded by the exons CTACAAATCAGTGGTTTCTTCCTGCTGTTAGAGGAGATATTCCTCCAGGCTGTGCAGCCCATGGATTTGTCTGTGACGGCACCAGAATTCTAGTGTTTGGAGGAATGGTTGAATATGGAAGATACAGTAATGATTTATATGAATTACAG GCAAGTCGATGGCTGTGGAAAAAAGTAAAACCTCAGGCTCCTCCTATTGGTTTGCCACCTTGTCCTAGACTTGGTCACAGCTTTTCTTTATATGGTAACAAGTGTTATTTGTTTGGTGGCTTGGCAAATGAAAGTGAAGATTCAAACAATAACATTCCCAG ATATTTAAATGATTTCTATGAACTGGAGCTGCAACATGGTTCTGGAGTCGTAGGCTGGAGCATTCCAATGACCAAAGGAATCTTGCCTTCTCCTCGAGAATCCCACACAGCCATTGTGTATTGCAGAAAAGATGTAGGAAATCCAAAGATGTATGTTTTTGGAGGGATGTGTGGCTGTAGACTTAATGACCTTTGGGAGCTTGACATAG aaacaaTGACGTGGTCCAGAGCAGAAACTAAGGGGACAGTGCCACTTCCTCGCAGTCTCCATACAGCCAATGTAATAGGAAACAA AATGTATGTTTTTGGTGGATGGGTTCCACAGACAGTGGAGGATGAGATTTCTACTCCTGATGGTGAATGGAAGTGTACCAGTTCATTTTCTTATCTAAATTTGG ATACCATGGAATGGATAGCTCTAATCTCAGATTGCCAGGAAGATAAAAAAAACTTGTTACCAGGGCCAAGAGCAGGACACTGTGCTGTGGTAGTTGGCACTCGTCTGTATATCTGGAGTGGTAGAGATGGTTACAGAAAAGCTTGGAACAATCAAGTTTGCTGTAAGGATCTTTGGTATTTAGATACAG AGAAACCACCAGCCCCATCACAAGTACAGTTGATCAAAGCTACAACTAATTCTTTTCAAGTAAAATGGGATGACGTTCCTACAGTGGAAGGATATCTTCTTCAGTTAAATGCTGACTCCCCAGTGCCTATAGTGACCAGTGGAATACCAGTTACCATCGTTCCTGAGACTGCATTGCCAAGTTCACAAG GAATCAAGCTGGATCTTCACAGCCAAACAAATCATGTGGTTCCTAATAAT GTGCAAGTTTCATCTAATCCATTATTAAAACTGGAAGCTGAAGAAAATATTACTGAACCTGAAAATATGGTTACAAAAGAGGCTACAAAGAAAAATTATCTAGATTCTAGAGAAGTCAAAGAATCAAATGCCCCCTCACTTTTGCCAGGATGTACTGTAG GTCCTCAGACTTCAGCAAATGTAGCTGAATTACATGACTTGGACATAAGAACTGTAAATCCTGATGCTTCTGTATCCAGTATTGTCTCCTGTTCACAAACTATGGTAACCCAGCAGGCTGTTAAAACTGAGTCATCAAGTACAAATGGGGCAGTTGTTAAAGATGAAACTTCACTAACAACAGTCAGTTCAAAATCTGAAG TTGCTGAAACTACTTTTATAATGTCTTCAACTAAAGTCAGCGCTCCTCAGACAAATAACTCGACTGTACACTTATCT AAAACTACTTCACCAAACCAGATGGCAACAGTAAAAAGAGACCGACAATGGTACGATGTAGGAATTTTTAAAAGCAACAGTGCTCTGGTAAACCAGTACTACTTGTTACTAGAAGAAAAAGCAAGCATCTCTAACAAG atggAAAATGCTGATGTCCTAGACTACAGTTTACTTAAGAAACAGGATCTCTTTCCAGGCACTGTGTACAGGTTCAGGGTTGCTGCAGTTAATGGCTGTGGTGCAGGCCCTTTCAGTAAAGTCAGTGAATTTAAAACCTGCATTCCTGGTTTTCCTGGGGCACCTTCAACTGTCAGAATCACCAAG AGTGTAGATTGTATTCATCTTTCATGGGAGCCACCTGTTTCACCTTCTGGAAATATCTTGGAATATTCAGCTTACTTAGCTATTCGTACCACACAACTACATGAAAACCCCAATCAGcttgtatttatgaaaatatacTGTGGTCTTAAAACATCCTGTATGGTAACTGCTGCACAGCTTTCAAATGCCCATGTTGATTACACCTCCAGACCAGCTATAGTGTTCAGGATTTCTGCAAAGAATGAGAGAGGATATGGACCAGCCACGCAAGTTCGATGGCTTCAAG AAATGAAAACATCAAGTTCAAAATAG
- the HCFC2 gene encoding host cell factor 2 isoform X2: protein MAAAAAAGLSWRRVPSSTGPVPRSRHGHRAVAIRELLIIFGGGNEGIADELHVYNTATNQWFLPAVRGDIPPGCAAHGFVCDGTRILVFGGMVEYGRYSNDLYELQASRWLWKKVKPQAPPIGLPPCPRLGHSFSLYGNKCYLFGGLANESEDSNNNIPRYLNDFYELELQHGSGVVGWSIPMTKGILPSPRESHTAIVYCRKDVGNPKMYVFGGMCGCRLNDLWELDIETMTWSRAETKGTVPLPRSLHTANVIGNKMYVFGGWVPQTVEDEISTPDGEWKCTSSFSYLNLDTMEWIALISDCQEDKKNLLPGPRAGHCAVVVGTRLYIWSGRDGYRKAWNNQVCCKDLWYLDTEKPPAPSQVQLIKATTNSFQVKWDDVPTVEGYLLQLNADSPVPIVTSGIPVTIVPETALPSSQGIKLDLHSQTNHVVPNNVQVSSNPLLKLEAEENITEPENMVTKEATKKNYLDSREVKESNAPSLLPGCTVGPQTSANVAELHDLDIRTVNPDASVSSIVSCSQTMVTQQAVKTESSSTNGAVVKDETSLTTVSSKSEVAETTFIMSSTKVSAPQTNNSTVHLSKTTSPNQMATVKRDRQWYDVGIFKSNSALVNQYYLLLEEKASISNKMENADVLDYSLLKKQDLFPGTVYRFRVAAVNGCGAGPFSKVSEFKTCIPGFPGAPSTVRITKTSYSVQDFCKE, encoded by the exons CTACAAATCAGTGGTTTCTTCCTGCTGTTAGAGGAGATATTCCTCCAGGCTGTGCAGCCCATGGATTTGTCTGTGACGGCACCAGAATTCTAGTGTTTGGAGGAATGGTTGAATATGGAAGATACAGTAATGATTTATATGAATTACAG GCAAGTCGATGGCTGTGGAAAAAAGTAAAACCTCAGGCTCCTCCTATTGGTTTGCCACCTTGTCCTAGACTTGGTCACAGCTTTTCTTTATATGGTAACAAGTGTTATTTGTTTGGTGGCTTGGCAAATGAAAGTGAAGATTCAAACAATAACATTCCCAG ATATTTAAATGATTTCTATGAACTGGAGCTGCAACATGGTTCTGGAGTCGTAGGCTGGAGCATTCCAATGACCAAAGGAATCTTGCCTTCTCCTCGAGAATCCCACACAGCCATTGTGTATTGCAGAAAAGATGTAGGAAATCCAAAGATGTATGTTTTTGGAGGGATGTGTGGCTGTAGACTTAATGACCTTTGGGAGCTTGACATAG aaacaaTGACGTGGTCCAGAGCAGAAACTAAGGGGACAGTGCCACTTCCTCGCAGTCTCCATACAGCCAATGTAATAGGAAACAA AATGTATGTTTTTGGTGGATGGGTTCCACAGACAGTGGAGGATGAGATTTCTACTCCTGATGGTGAATGGAAGTGTACCAGTTCATTTTCTTATCTAAATTTGG ATACCATGGAATGGATAGCTCTAATCTCAGATTGCCAGGAAGATAAAAAAAACTTGTTACCAGGGCCAAGAGCAGGACACTGTGCTGTGGTAGTTGGCACTCGTCTGTATATCTGGAGTGGTAGAGATGGTTACAGAAAAGCTTGGAACAATCAAGTTTGCTGTAAGGATCTTTGGTATTTAGATACAG AGAAACCACCAGCCCCATCACAAGTACAGTTGATCAAAGCTACAACTAATTCTTTTCAAGTAAAATGGGATGACGTTCCTACAGTGGAAGGATATCTTCTTCAGTTAAATGCTGACTCCCCAGTGCCTATAGTGACCAGTGGAATACCAGTTACCATCGTTCCTGAGACTGCATTGCCAAGTTCACAAG GAATCAAGCTGGATCTTCACAGCCAAACAAATCATGTGGTTCCTAATAAT GTGCAAGTTTCATCTAATCCATTATTAAAACTGGAAGCTGAAGAAAATATTACTGAACCTGAAAATATGGTTACAAAAGAGGCTACAAAGAAAAATTATCTAGATTCTAGAGAAGTCAAAGAATCAAATGCCCCCTCACTTTTGCCAGGATGTACTGTAG GTCCTCAGACTTCAGCAAATGTAGCTGAATTACATGACTTGGACATAAGAACTGTAAATCCTGATGCTTCTGTATCCAGTATTGTCTCCTGTTCACAAACTATGGTAACCCAGCAGGCTGTTAAAACTGAGTCATCAAGTACAAATGGGGCAGTTGTTAAAGATGAAACTTCACTAACAACAGTCAGTTCAAAATCTGAAG TTGCTGAAACTACTTTTATAATGTCTTCAACTAAAGTCAGCGCTCCTCAGACAAATAACTCGACTGTACACTTATCT AAAACTACTTCACCAAACCAGATGGCAACAGTAAAAAGAGACCGACAATGGTACGATGTAGGAATTTTTAAAAGCAACAGTGCTCTGGTAAACCAGTACTACTTGTTACTAGAAGAAAAAGCAAGCATCTCTAACAAG atggAAAATGCTGATGTCCTAGACTACAGTTTACTTAAGAAACAGGATCTCTTTCCAGGCACTGTGTACAGGTTCAGGGTTGCTGCAGTTAATGGCTGTGGTGCAGGCCCTTTCAGTAAAGTCAGTGAATTTAAAACCTGCATTCCTGGTTTTCCTGGGGCACCTTCAACTGTCAGAATCACCAAG ACCAGCTATAGTGTTCAGGATTTCTGCAAAGAATGA